From the genome of Halichoerus grypus chromosome X, mHalGry1.hap1.1, whole genome shotgun sequence:
GACAACGAGGCTAAGTTCTACCTTTGACTCACTAGTGGGTGTGACAAGGTATCAGAAGGCAGAACCTATCTttctgtgtttatgtgtgtaaATGAGCAGAGCAAGAATTTAAAGTGTATATTTACTGTTAACCTGGAAAAAGATTCCACTGAATTCGTTAATTTTGGTGTGGTTGAAATAACCACTGTCACGTGCATCATTCTGGTCTCCTGCAAATGCCACCTGAGATGAACATCAACATTTCCTTatgcagaaaagaaagagagagagagagagaacaaaagaaagagggagaaggagggaaggaaagaggaaggaagggaaagcagaAACATCGACATTTTATGcatcaaataatcaaaataagtTATTCTCAATCTATTATAAACAGTAAATATAGAACCCTAAATCTCACTGTTGTGTGCATGATTGTAAAGTACAGGGTTGCAAAGCTATATACAAAACACTTTTTATCAGACGACGATATTTACATTAGTTATAACCCACGGAAGAATTCTAGGACCTTTCCCTACATTTGTAGCTTTACCATAGGAAAAGACTGCTGCTTGCACACTCCTAATTACACACTGCTGATCCTTTCACTAACCACGTTGGAGGGATTTACTGGTAGCTCCAGATTCTCCACTTGCATCTCTATACCGGGCTCGTTGTCATTAGCTTTCTTAATCACGGGCTCGTTGGTGTGCCGGTAAATGTTAACATTAAGCTCCCTCCCAGATAAAGCAGTAGCAGCGACTCTCGGGATCTGTCTCACGGGAGGCTTCTTTTCTGCCTTGTAATTGCAGCGCAAATAGTTAGAGAAAGCCCTTCGGTAAATCTTGTTGAAAAGCGTATACACCAGAGGATTAATTCCTGAACAGACATAGCCAATCCAAACAAACACATTCAGAAGCTTTTCCATGAGCTTTTGGTTACAGGCCTTCCCGCACAGAACCGACAGAATATTGGTAATGAAAAACGGGCACCACATAaccagaaacacaaagaaaacaatgcCAAGGACTTTCGACGCTTTCCGTTCGTTGTTGATAGCTTGCATGGTGCCCCTCGGACGTcgctctttcttctttcttctgcgTGGGTTCGTGTCTTGGTTAGGGTTGGCAGAGTTCTCTTCCTCGGCCATGTTCCTCTTGCAGCACTTCAGAAAGTCCAGGCTTATTCCAGGCGGTTCCTCGATGTGGCCGTGCAGTAACATCAGAGCTTGACGGCGAAGAACGTGGATCGTCAGGCAATACGTTATCACCATGATCGTCAACGGTATGAAGAAAGCGACGAAGGACCCAATGAGAACGAAATTTGGGTCATTCAGCACGCACGTGGTGTTGTTGACGAACACTTTCTCTTCATCTCTCAGTCCGATCACTGGGATGGGAACGGACACACCTAAAGggaccaaaacaacaacaaaaggtagGATATCGTTACAGCGCATTGAAGGACTGAATAGGTTTGTGCAGTGGCATACATTCAATTGCATTTTACTGAAGAAAATTCAGAACTGGCATTTGTTGAAAGCTATTCATGGCATAAGCTGATAGTCACAGGAAAGAGTAGAAGTGTGACCTCAGAAAAATGACAATTTCTTTCAGGCTAGGAATGCCTTCTCCCCAAAGTTCTATAGAAGGGGAGGAATTCCCATTACTGCTCGTGTGTAAGAGTGGACTGTGTGTGTGCTTTGTTTCATTTCCGGTTCCTGGAACTGCCCTGGCTCACAGGGGGCACTCAGTAaataactgttgaatgaatgaatacattacaGCTACACTCAATGGCATTCATAAATTCACTGGTTCATTTTTTTAGCATTCATCTTCCACATGCAATAAAAATGATGTGTATACCACCTGTAAGAGAAATCATGCCATATCAGAGTTGGCTGGGCTGAGTTTGAGATGAATTTTTAGCTGACAGTGTCCCCTTCTACTCCCTCCTCTCCTGAGGAAAGAGGCTAAGAGGAGGCAATTTTATGTGTGAGTCCTATGGCGCCAGAGCCCCGGAGCTCTGGTTACTAGAGATGGAGAGGGCAGTAGGGTCCTCAGCCGTGCTGCAGGGACTAGATCTGAGCACTATGCAGAAATAATCATCTATATGCAGAAACTGAGAAGACTCTCTTTTTAGCAAGAGTCTTTTGTGAGTCACTGGGCCTAAGAGACATCATTTCAAGGGCAAGTGACAGAGTAAAATACAGAGTTGGGAGAGATGCAGTATCCCCATTTCTGTGTGGAatttcaagcatttttaaaagtttttagaaagattttatttatttatttatttgagagagagagagagagagattgagagagagagaaacagcatgagaggggagagggtcagagggagaagcagattccccgatGAGcggtgagcccgatgtgggactcgatcccaggactccgggattatgatctgagccgaaggccgtcgcttaactgactgagccacccaggcgcccacattttttgttttttaagaattctgAGAGGTAGTCCTTGGAAGCATGCACCTCCATTCATAAACAAGCTCACTGGTAGAAAATAGCAAGGAGGAGGTGGGAGTGGAAGGGGATCTTGTGCCTCAGTCTAAGTGAGAAACCGGAACATTTGCAGAAATCTCTCTGGGAGATCTTGAAGAGATCTGGCATTGATAGGATAACTTGCAAGTAAAGTCTAAATTTCAGTGTTAATTTATTCTCCCTTGTGTCCCCAGGAAGTTGAAGCCTGGGAAAAGTCAGATTGCACTTTTAGGAATCTATCAGAGATTATTATTAGGAATCCTGGGCTGGCGGATAGTCACCCTATGAGCTGTGAGCGGAGAGAGCAGTGCACCCTCAGAGATTATGGCTGGCCTTAGGGGACACATGGAGAACTGGGACAGATCTGAAACTGAAAATCCCTTCTTGCAGTCAGCCTCAATACCCTACGTCAGGGAGAGAGTTTTGGCCGGATGACCAAGAGGGAACAATGGTCAGTGGCTCTTTGCTAGAGCCCACTGAAGGTGGTGATGGTATTTCCTCtctgggaaagagaggaagagagactgtTTGGGAAGTGATCTGTAAGTCTTCTTCCCAAGACACTGAATTTCTGAAATGACTGACCTTTTTTCTAGAGAAAGAGACCAGGTGATGGTGTGAGAAGCGGTAATAAATGTGACAAGGCTCCCTGGGAGTACTAGTACATGCCCACAGTTCTGAGCCGAGGAACGCCATTCAAGAAAGTCAGGGAGGCTGTGAAAAGCAGGAGACTCTGCACACAAAAGGTATCCTCAGGTAATGCTGTGAGGGATCTAGAGGAAGAGATTTTGAACTCTGGATGGGAAGAGTGATGCGTATCAGAAGGTAACTTTCACCAAGTTTGATGAAATGCATGGAGGAATTTCAACAGGCATTTGGGAGTACAGAGTACAACAGAACCCCACaggttacactttttttttttttaagactttatttatttgacagagaaagagagagtgagagagcacacaaacagggagagctgcagggggagaaggggagaaggagaagcaggctccccactgaacagggagcctgatatggggttcgatcccaggaccccgggatcatgacctgagccgaaggctgatgcttaacaactgagccacccaggcccccctacaTTTCTTAAGTTACAAAAAGGCAGGTAAGAAGGCTGCCAGCTTGTAACATTAGAATCTTCATTCCAAAAGTCATAAATATAAGGGAGTCTTTAGAAAGCGTGTAGATTAGGCTTGCCTGAAAGAAGTCAGTATTGGCTTATCTTCAGTGAAATGTTTTAGTGAAGGGTTAGGCTGCAGGAAGTTTTCTGGAGTTAAGGAAGTGAATAGGGAattaagaaaagagggaagggcttcttcaaaacataatttacaagagaaaaaaattagagtgaGAACTTATAGGAGAGACTTAAAATACCTATCAAACAATTATAATATGTGGCCCTTCTTGGAATCTCGATGCCAACCAGCTTTGAAAAACATTCATGACACAGCAGGAAATTTTGAATAATGACTGGCTTTTTGATGATATTAAATAATTaccattcattaatttttaagagagaTGTTGATACTGTGGTTATGTAGAAAAAATAGCTCTTATATTTTTAGatatacatactgaaatatttatgaagtattATGATGACTggagtttatttcaaaataatatgggaGGGAGAAGTAAACAGAAGTATGAATGAAACAAGACAGtccataaatagataaatcttagaGCTGGATGATAAATACATGGGTCTTTATTATATAATTGTACCTACTTTTGTAATCTTTGAAAGCCTCCATAACAAAAGTTCAATActattttagaagttaaaaagagaaaaagaagacatagagGTCCTTTCAGAAGCAGGCAATGAAATCACTATTAGATCTCAGATCATAAAGTTCTCCAGGACTTACTGGCCACTGCTGACCTCGGAAGTGATTACTTTAGAGCAACAGACTTGGGGTTCTGAGTAGAAAGACTACCACTTTGACATAATTGTAGGAAAGAAGGCCATTTTCTGCcaaagtgctggaagaaaaacTCATACTTTCTCAGGATCCTATAGCAAGACcagaggggggtgtgggggaacTCCTCCCCTTCCgacctctccccctctcccaccctagCAATGTGGGAAGTAGAGACTTGGTCTGGGGACATTGCATTCACTCTGCAGGAATCCTGATAAGGATAGACAGACCTACACTCAAGTGCTGGAGTGGAGATTCAGTTCCCTAGAGGAAATGCTGCACAATCTTCTAGAGCTACCTGAAGTCTCGTCTCTGGGGAAGGCCTTACACACTGACCAGAAGAGCAGAGCCCATCTCTGCAGTAGGATTAGCTTGTTTCTGCtaaaagatttattcactttCCTAAGGGACTCTGGGGCCTAAAATAGGCCTGTGTTAAAGGATAACAAAAGACTGACTCCAGATGAGCTGAAGCTGTTATTGGATATGTGAGTCCAATTTTATCCGTGGCAcctatttgtataattttatgtACATTGAGTAAAGAGTGATTCCAAAGCTGCCTTTTTGCTGAGTCTATCTTACGGTCCAGGCACTGAGCCAGGCATATCACTGACATTATAGATGTAAACTGTATTATCTCAATTTGGTTAAAGACTCTGTAATACAGATTTTAGTAAAGTAGCTTAGCCCCTTTACCAAGTTTATGccattattaattttctttttcttttttttttttaagaaaccatgaatgcagtcaacaaaacaagaaagaactcAAGATTTTTTgacaatatttggaaattataaataatagcaaCAAGTGAAGCAGCATTCATAACGATATATATTGTAGGATTATCTTAttcagtacttaaaaaaattaaaggtatgtgtcagcagttctcaaagtgtagttCAAGGACCCTGGGGGGTCACTGAGACTGTATTAGAGGGTTTGCTAGATTTCCTTTTTCCAACTATTTGTCTTTAAAACTGTGTTTTCTTCATAAACTTCAACCCGAAGAACACATCACAAGTTGAATGCAGATACAGGTATGAGAATTCAACTGTCTTTCCATAAAACTAAACATTGAAGAGATTTTCAAGATTGTAAAATGtggttttcataaaaatgttatttatgttaacctTTAAAGGGTTCATTcttgttatttaaaatgaaatgactcataaatagttaaaaca
Proteins encoded in this window:
- the HTR2C gene encoding 5-hydroxytryptamine receptor 2C — its product is MVNLRKAVHSFLVHLIGLLVWQCDISVSPVAALVTDIFNTSDGGRFKFPDGVQNWPALSIVIIIILTIGGNILVIMAVSLEKKLHNATNYFLMSLAIADMLVGLLVMPLSLLAILYDYVWPLPRYLCPVWISLDVLFSTASIMHLCAISLDRYVAIRNPIEHSRFNSRTKAIMKIAIVWAISIGVSVPIPVIGLRDEEKVFVNNTTCVLNDPNFVLIGSFVAFFIPLTIMVITYCLTIHVLRRQALMLLHGHIEEPPGISLDFLKCCKRNMAEEENSANPNQDTNPRRRKKKERRPRGTMQAINNERKASKVLGIVFFVFLVMWCPFFITNILSVLCGKACNQKLMEKLLNVFVWIGYVCSGINPLVYTLFNKIYRRAFSNYLRCNYKAEKKPPVRQIPRVAATALSGRELNVNIYRHTNEPVIKKANDNEPGIEMQVENLELPVNPSNVVSERISSV